Proteins encoded together in one Neobacillus sp. FSL H8-0543 window:
- a CDS encoding GTP-binding protein, with the protein MNKTEVYILSGFLGSGKTTLLKRLLEDERKIGRKVAVMMNELGKVSIDSNAVEDEDVALKELLGGCICCSIQDKLEAQLQGLLLTEKPEVIYIEATGAAHPVEILDAILSPLFADQFNIKGIVTTVDGLRWMERKSLSPQLQQLLVEQVRHSDFILINKMNELAESQQAKINYEIQAINPVARCLLTNFSQVSMEQLRRLTVSFTQRTENESGHKALNLTTFVYQFQNAISHTEFEEFLKGLPDAIYRIKGYVKFNNTEKPYLFQFSYGMPLYIKEEMNLPLNLVFIGEGINWTEIETKLIHLEKRM; encoded by the coding sequence ATGAACAAAACAGAGGTTTATATCTTATCAGGTTTTTTAGGAAGCGGAAAAACAACACTTTTAAAAAGACTACTTGAAGATGAACGGAAAATAGGTAGAAAAGTTGCTGTGATGATGAATGAGCTTGGGAAGGTTTCGATTGATTCCAACGCAGTCGAAGATGAAGATGTGGCTTTGAAGGAACTCCTAGGCGGCTGCATTTGCTGTTCCATTCAGGACAAGCTGGAGGCCCAGCTTCAAGGACTATTACTTACCGAAAAACCTGAAGTTATATATATCGAGGCAACAGGTGCTGCACATCCAGTGGAAATTTTGGATGCGATTCTCTCGCCCTTATTTGCAGATCAATTTAACATTAAAGGTATAGTAACAACAGTTGACGGCTTACGATGGATGGAAAGGAAGTCACTGAGTCCTCAACTACAGCAATTGCTAGTAGAGCAGGTGCGTCATTCGGATTTTATTTTGATAAATAAAATGAATGAGCTTGCTGAATCACAGCAGGCAAAGATCAACTATGAAATTCAAGCTATAAATCCTGTGGCACGCTGTCTGCTAACAAACTTTTCACAGGTATCGATGGAACAGTTGAGAAGACTAACGGTTTCATTTACACAAAGAACCGAAAATGAATCGGGTCATAAAGCGCTTAATTTAACAACCTTTGTCTACCAATTCCAGAATGCGATCAGTCATACCGAGTTTGAGGAGTTTTTAAAGGGGTTACCAGATGCTATTTATCGGATCAAAGGGTATGTGAAATTTAATAATACCGAGAAGCCGTACCTTTTCCAATTTTCCTATGGCATGCCGCTATATATAAAAGAAGAGATGAATTTACCGTTAAATCTCGTGTTTATCGGTGAAGGAATTAATTGGACAGAAATTGAAACAAAACTAATTCACCTAGAAAAACGAATGTAA
- a CDS encoding S41 family peptidase, whose protein sequence is MDEQNVGQENLEQEQVNENKSGFVNMKKFHFVMMLFFIVFLTAGVTTFALSFGEEKVVTVASERTEFNKLYSAYDTLKKEYFKELDQNDLINGAIDGMVKALDDPYTDYMSIDEAKSFHNSIDSSFEGIGAEIQEKDGFIVIVSPIKGSPAEKAGLKPNDTVMSVDGKSIQGMTSTEAVTLIRGEKGTKVELEIQRPGADNLIKVPIIRDEIPIETVYGEMVDDSIAKVQITSFSNNTPQDLVVMLNDLQKQGMKGLVLDLRHNPGGLLDEAINISSMFVPNSKLILKVEDRNGKIKDYPSENDGNPDLPLVVLIDKGSASASEILAAAVRESADVKLVGETSFGKGTVQTAKDLKDGSNLKFTTAKWLTPKGNWIHKEGIKPDFEVSLPSYSTLSIINPDKELKLSSSSTEVETAQKMLNALGYDPGREDGFFDEKTKEAVVAFQKAQKLPEDGVLKGDSTLKLMELLRDKIENNDTQLQKAIEVLKEEMK, encoded by the coding sequence ATGGATGAACAGAATGTCGGTCAAGAGAATTTAGAACAAGAGCAAGTGAATGAAAACAAATCAGGGTTTGTTAATATGAAAAAATTTCATTTTGTTATGATGTTATTTTTCATTGTTTTCCTAACAGCAGGTGTTACTACATTTGCACTATCGTTTGGTGAGGAAAAAGTCGTTACAGTCGCAAGTGAAAGGACTGAATTTAATAAGCTCTATTCTGCTTACGACACGTTAAAAAAGGAATATTTTAAAGAGTTGGATCAAAACGATCTAATTAATGGTGCTATTGACGGAATGGTTAAAGCACTTGACGATCCATATACAGATTATATGAGTATCGACGAAGCTAAGAGCTTTCATAACAGCATCGATTCATCCTTCGAGGGAATAGGTGCTGAAATCCAGGAAAAGGATGGCTTTATTGTTATTGTTTCTCCAATCAAAGGTTCACCTGCAGAAAAAGCAGGGTTAAAACCAAATGATACGGTCATGTCTGTAGATGGAAAAAGCATCCAAGGGATGACTTCAACAGAAGCAGTTACATTAATTCGCGGTGAAAAAGGAACAAAGGTTGAATTAGAAATTCAACGGCCAGGGGCAGATAACCTAATCAAGGTTCCAATTATTCGCGATGAGATTCCAATTGAAACAGTGTATGGAGAAATGGTCGACGATAGTATTGCTAAAGTGCAAATTACTAGCTTTTCTAACAATACACCTCAAGATCTCGTTGTTATGTTAAATGATCTGCAAAAGCAGGGTATGAAGGGTTTAGTGCTCGATTTGCGCCATAATCCAGGTGGTTTATTGGACGAGGCTATCAATATTTCCAGCATGTTTGTTCCAAATAGTAAATTGATTTTAAAAGTAGAAGATCGAAATGGAAAGATAAAAGATTACCCTTCAGAAAATGATGGCAATCCAGATCTTCCATTGGTCGTATTAATTGATAAAGGCAGTGCTAGTGCCTCTGAAATTCTTGCCGCAGCGGTAAGAGAGTCTGCTGATGTAAAACTAGTAGGTGAGACTTCGTTTGGTAAAGGAACAGTTCAGACGGCTAAGGATCTTAAAGATGGTTCGAACCTTAAGTTTACAACCGCAAAATGGCTGACTCCTAAGGGGAATTGGATACATAAAGAGGGAATTAAACCAGATTTTGAAGTTTCGCTTCCATCGTATTCAACATTGTCAATCATTAATCCTGATAAGGAATTAAAGCTATCAAGTTCGTCGACTGAGGTGGAAACAGCGCAAAAAATGCTTAATGCCCTTGGATATGACCCAGGCCGCGAAGATGGATTCTTTGATGAAAAAACAAAAGAAGCTGTTGTTGCTTTTCAAAAAGCCCAAAAGCTGCCCGAGGATGGAGTATTAAAGGGTGATTCCACATTGAAATTGATGGAATTATTAAGAGATAAGATTGAAAATAATGATACTCAGCTTCAAAAAGCAATCGAAGTATTAAAAGAAGAAATGAAGTAA
- a CDS encoding M15 family metallopeptidase — MRLKFMLLFIMIALLVSGCNQIDLPLKKLPFTSDDSGEENQQPQEELPPENDPLSLESIFFNEIKEVDGKNVIQNTTNTMALVNNQYFLPESYVPEDLVRPNVAFTFGDEEAEKSLMRQEAADALTKMFTEAKNAGIELFAVSGYRSYNRQEILFEAETNRVGRDKAMQVVAIPGSSEHQSGLAMDITSRSINFNLDESYANTKEGKWLAENAHRFGFILRYPKGKEAITNYIYEPWHFRYVGVKAANVIYEHNWTLEEYFNEVKKM; from the coding sequence ATGAGATTGAAGTTTATGTTGTTGTTTATAATGATTGCCCTATTAGTTAGCGGTTGCAATCAGATAGATTTACCTTTGAAAAAGCTCCCATTCACTTCAGATGATTCTGGTGAAGAAAATCAGCAGCCACAAGAAGAATTACCTCCTGAAAATGACCCATTAAGTTTAGAATCAATATTTTTTAATGAAATTAAAGAAGTGGATGGAAAGAATGTCATCCAGAATACAACAAACACGATGGCATTAGTGAATAACCAATACTTTCTCCCTGAGAGCTATGTGCCTGAAGATTTAGTGAGGCCAAATGTTGCTTTTACTTTTGGTGATGAGGAGGCTGAAAAAAGTTTAATGAGGCAAGAAGCAGCTGATGCATTAACAAAAATGTTTACAGAGGCAAAAAATGCTGGGATTGAGCTGTTCGCCGTATCTGGTTATCGTTCATATAACCGACAAGAAATACTGTTTGAGGCAGAAACAAATCGTGTAGGGAGAGATAAAGCCATGCAAGTAGTGGCGATTCCAGGTTCTAGTGAGCATCAATCTGGACTAGCCATGGATATCACAAGCAGATCGATCAATTTCAATCTAGATGAAAGCTATGCTAATACCAAGGAAGGAAAATGGCTCGCTGAAAATGCCCATCGCTTTGGTTTTATCCTCCGATATCCGAAAGGAAAAGAAGCTATTACTAATTACATCTATGAACCATGGCACTTTCGCTACGTAGGTGTGAAAGCAGCAAATGTTATTTATGAACATAACTGGACATTGGAAGAATATTTTAATGAAGTCAAGAAAATGTGA
- the deoD gene encoding purine-nucleoside phosphorylase, with protein MSVHIGAKENEIAETVLLPGDPLRAKYIAETFLEDAKCYNEVRNMFGYTGTYKGNRISVQGTGMGVPSISIYVNELMNSYNVQNLIRVGTCGAIQKDVKVRDVILAMTSSTDSNMNRLTFGGVDFAPCANFDLLKKAYDAGVEKGLSLRVGNIFTADSFYNDNADLEKWAKYQILAIEMETTALYTLAAKFDRRALSVLTVSDHILTGEETTAEERQLTFNDMIEVALEAAIK; from the coding sequence ATGAGCGTACATATTGGTGCAAAAGAAAACGAAATTGCTGAAACGGTATTACTGCCAGGAGACCCTTTAAGGGCTAAATATATTGCTGAGACCTTCTTAGAGGATGCTAAATGCTATAACGAAGTGCGAAATATGTTTGGTTATACTGGTACATATAAAGGAAATAGAATTTCTGTTCAAGGAACAGGTATGGGTGTTCCTTCCATCTCTATCTATGTAAACGAATTAATGAATAGCTATAATGTCCAAAACCTCATCCGCGTGGGTACTTGCGGTGCCATTCAAAAAGACGTAAAAGTTCGTGATGTGATTCTTGCGATGACTAGTTCAACTGATTCTAATATGAATCGCCTTACCTTTGGGGGAGTCGATTTTGCACCTTGTGCCAATTTTGATTTGTTGAAAAAAGCATACGACGCAGGGGTAGAGAAGGGACTTAGTCTTAGAGTAGGCAATATTTTTACTGCTGATTCTTTTTATAACGATAATGCAGACCTTGAGAAGTGGGCAAAATATCAAATTCTAGCGATTGAAATGGAGACCACAGCTCTTTACACATTAGCGGCAAAGTTTGATCGCAGAGCATTGTCTGTCTTGACTGTCAGTGACCACATTTTAACGGGCGAAGAAACGACAGCTGAAGAAAGACAACTAACCTTCAATGACATGATTGAAGTGGCGTTAGAAGCTGCAATCAAGTAA
- a CDS encoding YodL domain-containing protein, translating to MIKAITKRASIQYDVTIFQTPKYRDKKGYKQVYRMFIHASTRENCLEETFSRFNVTDRIPANYKGRFLATGDILLIDEGTGGQYYYQLKSGGWQPINRIHIR from the coding sequence ATGATCAAAGCGATTACGAAAAGAGCTAGTATTCAATATGATGTGACAATCTTCCAAACTCCAAAATATCGAGATAAAAAGGGATATAAACAAGTTTATCGGATGTTTATACATGCTAGTACTCGTGAAAACTGTTTGGAAGAAACATTCAGCCGTTTTAATGTGACTGATCGGATACCAGCAAATTACAAAGGTAGATTTTTAGCTACTGGAGATATTTTATTAATTGATGAAGGAACTGGCGGCCAATATTATTATCAACTCAAGTCTGGCGGCTGGCAGCCTATTAATCGCATTCACATTAGGTAA
- a CDS encoding sporulation protein, protein MSFFDKAFASIGIGSAAVDTKLEKDTYMPGEVVRGVVEIRGGKVAQQIDDIYLSLNTTYLKESDDRKYNVTATLDRFRITSPFTIGKNERKEIPFSFDLPIDTPLSIGKSKIWVTTGLDIKNAVDPGDKDYLKVIPNRLMNEVFNAIDGLGFRLREAECEAAPHRLRGRFPFVQEFEFVPTSGAFRGKLDELEVVFRPSGSDRMELLFQVDRRARGLGGLFAEAIGADESNVRLNVSTTDIPNLQQQIHNVLQRYS, encoded by the coding sequence ATGTCTTTTTTTGACAAAGCGTTTGCAAGCATTGGAATTGGGTCTGCAGCAGTGGACACGAAGCTTGAAAAGGATACGTATATGCCTGGGGAAGTTGTAAGGGGGGTAGTTGAAATAAGAGGCGGAAAGGTTGCACAGCAGATTGACGACATTTATTTATCGCTAAATACTACCTATTTAAAAGAATCCGATGATCGAAAGTACAATGTGACAGCGACACTCGACCGTTTTCGAATTACCAGTCCATTTACTATTGGAAAAAATGAAAGAAAAGAAATCCCCTTTTCCTTCGACCTTCCAATTGACACACCTCTGTCTATCGGCAAATCAAAGATTTGGGTGACTACTGGTCTGGATATTAAAAATGCCGTTGACCCAGGTGATAAGGATTATCTTAAAGTGATTCCTAATCGCTTAATGAATGAAGTGTTTAATGCCATTGATGGTTTAGGCTTCCGATTAAGAGAAGCAGAATGTGAAGCAGCACCGCATCGTCTGCGCGGCAGATTCCCGTTTGTACAAGAATTTGAATTTGTACCTACATCAGGAGCATTCCGTGGGAAATTGGATGAATTGGAAGTGGTATTCAGACCTTCAGGCAGTGATCGGATGGAATTGCTTTTCCAAGTAGATCGCCGTGCACGCGGACTAGGCGGGTTATTTGCAGAAGCGATTGGAGCGGATGAATCAAATGTGAGATTGAATGTTTCAACTACTGATATTCCCAATTTACAACAACAAATCCACAATGTTTTACAAAGATATTCGTAA
- a CDS encoding YozD family protein yields MREIEVFIDTEEIAEFFFHELVKRGYIPSEEELEEIADITFEYLIEKSIIDEEVPDE; encoded by the coding sequence TTGCGGGAGATTGAAGTGTTTATTGATACGGAAGAAATTGCTGAATTTTTCTTTCACGAGCTAGTAAAAAGAGGATATATACCTTCTGAGGAAGAATTAGAGGAAATCGCTGATATCACCTTCGAATATTTAATTGAAAAAAGTATTATTGATGAAGAAGTACCAGATGAGTAA
- a CDS encoding YozE family protein, which yields MRKSFYHFLMKYRHPKPKDAISDFANHAYLDHSFPKIADDYHEISTYLELNGHYLNSMSVFDEVWQEYILMES from the coding sequence ATGAGGAAATCCTTTTATCATTTTTTAATGAAATACAGACATCCAAAACCAAAGGATGCGATTAGTGACTTTGCCAATCATGCCTATCTGGATCACAGTTTTCCAAAGATTGCCGATGATTACCACGAGATTAGTACCTACCTTGAATTGAATGGTCATTATTTGAACTCCATGTCTGTTTTTGATGAAGTATGGCAGGAATACATCCTAATGGAAAGTTAA
- a CDS encoding YokU family protein, translating into MAFCEWCESEKIIGGTASVYWELPDGTKAIEIVETPSITCNDCKMTYQTEQTVREIEDQLYLIDCKQLGSTVIYNELMKIPRFLKKNYFDFSS; encoded by the coding sequence ATGGCCTTTTGTGAATGGTGTGAAAGTGAAAAAATAATAGGCGGTACTGCCTCTGTCTATTGGGAGCTACCAGATGGAACAAAAGCAATTGAAATTGTGGAGACCCCTTCGATTACGTGCAATGATTGTAAAATGACCTATCAAACGGAACAGACAGTGCGTGAAATCGAGGATCAATTATATTTAATAGATTGCAAACAGCTGGGTAGTACGGTAATTTATAATGAATTAATGAAGATTCCAAGATTTCTAAAAAAGAATTATTTTGATTTTTCATCATAA
- the ablA gene encoding lysine 2,3-aminomutase, which yields MKYSLYQPNRHWKDIELWKDVTEEQWNDWLWQLTNTIRTLEDLKKVINLTPDEEEGVKISTKTIPLNITPYYASLMNPEDPRCPIRMQSVPISKEIYKTKYDLEDPLYEDEDSPVPGLTHRYPDRVLFLVTNQCSMYCRYCTRRRFSGQIGMGVPKKQLDAAIAYIRQTPQVRDVLISGGDGLLINDNILEYILKNLREIDHVEIIRIGTRAPVVFPQRITENLCEILKKYHPIWLNTHFNTSIEITEDSKKACEMLANSGVPVGNQSVILAGINDSVPIMKKLMHDLVKIRVRPYYIYQCDLSEGIGHFRAPVSKGLEIIEGLRGHTSGYAVPTFVLDGPGGGGKIALQPNYLISQSPEKVVLRNFEGVITSYPEPENYQPGTAEGYFQEVYPDMSEKKSLSGIAGIMNDQHFNLVPEGLIRLNRRKEYQQNPTHSSLKDKRNKRDELKEKKYQAQLKKPEKNDTDVSTEKNE from the coding sequence ATGAAATATTCATTATACCAGCCTAATAGGCATTGGAAGGATATTGAACTTTGGAAAGATGTTACGGAAGAGCAGTGGAATGATTGGCTCTGGCAGTTGACCAATACGATTCGAACGTTAGAGGATTTAAAAAAGGTAATTAACCTCACTCCTGATGAAGAGGAAGGCGTCAAAATTTCTACAAAGACGATTCCCTTAAATATTACACCCTATTATGCTTCTCTTATGAATCCAGAAGACCCGCGATGCCCTATACGCATGCAATCCGTACCGATATCAAAGGAAATTTATAAAACAAAATATGACCTCGAAGACCCATTGTACGAGGATGAAGATTCACCGGTACCAGGATTAACACATCGTTACCCGGATCGTGTCTTGTTTCTTGTCACGAATCAATGCTCGATGTATTGCCGGTATTGTACGAGAAGACGTTTTTCTGGCCAAATCGGTATGGGAGTTCCGAAAAAACAATTAGATGCTGCCATTGCATATATACGTCAAACACCACAGGTCCGTGACGTGCTGATATCAGGTGGGGATGGGCTGTTAATAAATGATAATATTCTTGAGTATATTTTGAAGAATCTCCGAGAAATTGACCATGTTGAGATTATCCGAATTGGAACAAGGGCACCAGTTGTTTTTCCGCAAAGAATCACGGAAAATCTTTGTGAGATTTTGAAAAAATATCATCCAATCTGGTTAAACACTCATTTTAACACAAGCATCGAAATCACAGAGGATTCGAAAAAGGCATGTGAAATGCTTGCAAATTCTGGTGTTCCCGTCGGAAATCAATCGGTCATTCTCGCGGGCATCAATGACAGTGTCCCAATTATGAAGAAACTCATGCATGACCTGGTAAAAATTCGTGTGCGCCCATACTATATTTATCAATGTGATCTATCAGAAGGAATTGGCCATTTCCGTGCACCTGTTTCAAAAGGACTTGAAATTATCGAGGGTCTCCGCGGCCATACAAGTGGCTATGCGGTACCAACCTTTGTTTTAGATGGTCCAGGCGGCGGCGGGAAGATCGCTCTTCAACCGAATTATTTAATATCCCAAAGTCCTGAGAAAGTCGTCCTTCGAAACTTTGAAGGGGTCATTACCTCATACCCGGAGCCTGAAAATTATCAGCCTGGGACAGCCGAAGGCTATTTTCAAGAGGTGTATCCTGACATGTCTGAGAAAAAGTCGCTTAGCGGAATTGCAGGTATCATGAATGACCAGCATTTTAATCTTGTACCTGAGGGCTTAATAAGATTAAATCGCCGAAAAGAATATCAACAAAATCCAACCCATTCATCCCTGAAGGATAAGCGAAATAAGCGGGATGAATTAAAGGAAAAGAAATATCAAGCACAGCTGAAGAAGCCAGAAAAAAATGACACTGATGTAAGCACGGAAAAAAATGAATAA
- a CDS encoding sigma 54-interacting transcriptional regulator has protein sequence MAQLNALTQEVLSAILKSIDEGIHVVNTEGETIFYNEVAAKHDGMDVKEVQGKHLLDVFPSLTVDSSTLLKVIKTSKPIYNQTQVYVNIHGTRIDTINTTLPIFLDKEIIGAVEIAKDYTRMKLLAERLLDLQKGFNKAGKKKSSKTVKYTLNDLKTVNAQFLSTKEEARKLAKSDSPILVYGESGTGKELFVQGVHHESLRADGPFIAQNCAAIPETLLESILFGTAKGSYTGAVERKGLFELADGGTLFLDELHAMPIELQAKLLRVLEDGMVRRVGSVQNVSVNVRIIAAMNVHPSRALQEQKLRSDLYYRLNVFTFSLLPIRERKDDILFLSDYFIQSFNRKLQKSIQGLDGKLELFFLGYKWPGNVRELKHTIEYMMNISEGQKLFAADLPVMMRQQAAPTNQREIDLSLRKNIAELEQRLIDHALKLTEGNIKQAAKLLEIPRQTLQYKMKKTNQ, from the coding sequence GTGGCCCAGTTAAACGCACTAACACAAGAAGTTCTTTCAGCTATTCTCAAATCGATCGATGAAGGAATTCATGTTGTTAATACGGAAGGGGAAACAATATTTTATAATGAAGTTGCTGCCAAACATGATGGCATGGACGTGAAGGAAGTCCAAGGGAAACATTTATTAGATGTATTTCCTTCGTTAACTGTTGATTCAAGTACGCTTTTAAAGGTGATTAAAACATCGAAGCCCATCTACAATCAAACACAGGTATACGTGAATATCCATGGAACACGAATTGATACAATTAATACAACACTGCCGATTTTTTTAGATAAAGAAATCATTGGTGCTGTTGAAATTGCAAAGGATTACACACGGATGAAGCTGCTGGCGGAAAGACTATTAGATTTACAAAAAGGTTTTAATAAAGCAGGTAAGAAGAAGTCATCGAAGACTGTGAAATATACTCTAAATGATTTAAAGACCGTTAATGCCCAGTTCTTGAGTACAAAGGAAGAGGCTAGAAAACTGGCAAAATCAGATTCTCCAATTCTTGTCTACGGAGAAAGTGGGACAGGAAAGGAACTTTTTGTTCAAGGTGTCCATCACGAGTCACTTCGAGCTGACGGACCATTTATTGCCCAAAATTGTGCTGCTATTCCCGAAACCTTATTAGAGAGTATCCTTTTTGGTACGGCTAAAGGTAGCTATACTGGTGCGGTTGAAAGAAAGGGTTTATTTGAGCTGGCAGATGGTGGGACACTTTTTCTTGATGAATTACATGCGATGCCAATTGAACTACAAGCGAAGCTTCTGCGTGTATTAGAGGATGGAATGGTTAGAAGGGTTGGCAGTGTACAAAATGTATCTGTTAATGTACGTATCATCGCCGCCATGAATGTTCATCCAAGCAGGGCACTCCAAGAACAAAAGTTACGTTCGGACCTTTATTATCGATTAAATGTATTTACATTTAGCTTGCTTCCAATCCGCGAACGGAAGGATGACATTCTGTTTTTATCCGACTATTTTATTCAGTCGTTCAATAGAAAGCTGCAAAAAAGTATTCAAGGACTTGATGGAAAACTAGAACTCTTTTTCTTAGGGTATAAGTGGCCAGGAAATGTTCGCGAACTCAAGCATACGATTGAATATATGATGAATATCAGTGAGGGTCAAAAGCTTTTTGCAGCTGACCTGCCCGTAATGATGAGACAACAGGCAGCACCGACGAATCAACGTGAGATAGATTTATCATTACGCAAAAATATTGCTGAGCTGGAGCAGCGGTTGATTGACCATGCCCTAAAATTAACCGAAGGAAATATTAAACAGGCAGCAAAGCTATTAGAAATTCCAAGACAAACCTTGCAATACAAAATGAAAAAGACAAATCAGTAG
- the ablB gene encoding putative beta-lysine N-acetyltransferase: MNQQASVIYIQESNYFLEIYLDPFNKRIRVDDYRGSVKFLLHKAEELAHQHHAEKLIIKARAEDFLALYERGFQPEAVVDRFFLGSDAHFFSKYYTPERKKNDHWITEDGMIQSIYQLDSTIQKTYPPIEYELKKGDESSAEELSALYKQIFQIYPTPLHNPDYVKKTMQEGTIYYVFYYQGKIVSAASAEVNEFYKNAELTDCATLSEHRKYGLMKIILQELERELKQKGIYCAYSIARSLSFGMNAVLFQLGYKYRGRLMNNCYIYDKLENMNMWVKNLTDC; this comes from the coding sequence ATGAATCAACAAGCCTCGGTGATTTATATTCAAGAAAGTAATTACTTTCTTGAAATATATCTGGATCCTTTCAATAAAAGAATTCGAGTGGACGATTATCGCGGCTCTGTAAAATTCCTATTACATAAAGCAGAGGAGCTGGCACATCAGCACCATGCTGAAAAATTAATAATAAAAGCACGAGCAGAGGATTTTTTAGCATTATATGAAAGGGGCTTTCAGCCTGAAGCGGTTGTTGATCGCTTTTTTCTTGGGTCCGATGCTCACTTTTTTTCGAAATACTATACCCCAGAACGAAAGAAAAATGACCACTGGATAACCGAAGACGGGATGATCCAAAGTATTTATCAATTAGATTCGACCATTCAAAAAACCTATCCTCCTATAGAATATGAATTGAAAAAAGGGGATGAAAGCAGTGCGGAGGAACTTTCAGCTCTCTACAAGCAAATTTTTCAAATCTATCCAACCCCATTACACAACCCGGACTATGTGAAAAAGACGATGCAAGAAGGAACAATCTATTACGTTTTCTACTATCAAGGAAAAATTGTCAGTGCCGCATCAGCAGAGGTAAATGAGTTCTACAAAAATGCTGAACTAACAGATTGTGCCACACTTTCAGAGCATCGGAAATATGGGTTGATGAAAATTATCCTTCAGGAGCTTGAACGAGAATTGAAGCAAAAGGGTATCTATTGTGCTTACTCGATTGCCCGGAGTTTATCGTTCGGAATGAACGCTGTTTTATTTCAACTCGGGTATAAGTATCGCGGGAGGTTAATGAATAACTGCTATATTTACGATAAGCTAGAAAATATGAATATGTGGGTAAAGAATCTGACAGACTGCTAA